Proteins co-encoded in one Brassica rapa cultivar Chiifu-401-42 chromosome A02, CAAS_Brap_v3.01, whole genome shotgun sequence genomic window:
- the LOC103853874 gene encoding uncharacterized protein LOC103853874 isoform X1, translating to MDDLPGYYCVIVQDCIERNMTKDETMRFVENEYVIPIQDTNRVWDHLERTNPDLFIAYHARIRGRNARIPQRVAKPSPPEVTSARRRKVRGIKKEYRLSPPPYCRPLLPDLNVPAASPQEAAAYADAVFPPTQAGPSRAANANAYPNDFWQRVMNTLGQIQSNTQHLDTLRHIQSNTEQVVKLLTGGGHGFGPHPSAAGSLKRQRAEEAEERGKNEEAEKQQQKEEGNGEELQEKEEGNDEELQKNEGCDNV from the exons ATGGATGATCTTCCCGGTTAC TATTGTGTCATCGTCCAGGACTGCATTGAAAGGAACATGACCAAGGACGAAACTATGAGATTTGTAGAGAATGAGTATGTAATCCCAATTCAAGATACCAACAGAG TTTGGGATCATCTTGAAAGGACGAATCCAGATTTATTCATAGCATACCATGCAAGGATCCGTGGGCGCAATGCAAGAATCCCTCAGCGCGTTGCGAAAC CTTCACCACCAGAGGTAACTTCCGCAAGGAGACGTAAAGTGCGTGGGATTAAGAAAGAATATCGTCTATCTCCTCCTCCTTATTGTCGCC CTTTGTTGCCTGATTTAAATGTTCCTGCTGCATCACCACAAGAAGCTGCTGCTTATGCTGATGCTGTTTTTCCTCCAACTCAAGCGGGACCTTCCAGAGCTGCTAATGCTAATGCTTATCCCA ACGACTTTTGGCAGCGGGTTATGAATACCTTGGGACAGATTCAGAGTAATACACAGCATTTGGATACTTTGCGTCACATTCAGAGCAATACAGAGCAGGTGGTCAAACTACTGACCGGTGGTGGACATGGATTTGGACCACATCCTTCTGCTGCCGGATCCTTAAAGAGACAGCGAGCTGAGGAGGCAGAAGAGAGAGGTAAAAACGAAGAAGCAGAGAAGCAGCAGCAGAAAGAGGAAGGTAACGGTGAAGAACTGCAGGAGAAAGAGGAAGGTAACGATGAAGAACTGCAGAAGAATGAGGGATGTGACAATGTATAA
- the LOC103853874 gene encoding uncharacterized protein LOC103853874 isoform X2 produces MDDLPGYYCVIVQDCIERNMTKDETMRFVENEYVIPIQDTNRVWDHLERTNPDLFIAYHARIRGRNARIPQRVAKPSPPEVTSARRRKVRGIKKEYRLSPPPYCRPLLPDLNVPAASPQEAAAYADAVFPPTQAGPSRAANANAYPNDFWQRVMNTLGQIQSNTQHLDTLRHIQSNTEQVVKLLTGGGHGFGPHPSAAGSLKRQRAEEAEERGKNEEAEKQQQKEEGNDEELQKNEGCDNV; encoded by the exons ATGGATGATCTTCCCGGTTAC TATTGTGTCATCGTCCAGGACTGCATTGAAAGGAACATGACCAAGGACGAAACTATGAGATTTGTAGAGAATGAGTATGTAATCCCAATTCAAGATACCAACAGAG TTTGGGATCATCTTGAAAGGACGAATCCAGATTTATTCATAGCATACCATGCAAGGATCCGTGGGCGCAATGCAAGAATCCCTCAGCGCGTTGCGAAAC CTTCACCACCAGAGGTAACTTCCGCAAGGAGACGTAAAGTGCGTGGGATTAAGAAAGAATATCGTCTATCTCCTCCTCCTTATTGTCGCC CTTTGTTGCCTGATTTAAATGTTCCTGCTGCATCACCACAAGAAGCTGCTGCTTATGCTGATGCTGTTTTTCCTCCAACTCAAGCGGGACCTTCCAGAGCTGCTAATGCTAATGCTTATCCCA ACGACTTTTGGCAGCGGGTTATGAATACCTTGGGACAGATTCAGAGTAATACACAGCATTTGGATACTTTGCGTCACATTCAGAGCAATACAGAGCAGGTGGTCAAACTACTGACCGGTGGTGGACATGGATTTGGACCACATCCTTCTGCTGCCGGATCCTTAAAGAGACAGCGAGCTGAGGAGGCAGAAGAGAGAGGTAAAAACGAAGAAGCAGAGAAGCAGCAGCAGAAAGAGGAAG GTAACGATGAAGAACTGCAGAAGAATGAGGGATGTGACAATGTATAA
- the LOC103853801 gene encoding uncharacterized protein LOC103853801 → MVGLPFPGGTPREELHKHIRIGLMVKECINNYMSKDETQRYLQSRYQFARQDINEAWGLLERKNPDSLRLHNERIRERNLRTCERVASSSPREGTSATQGEQEQQRLSPPPPPSARRPLWNSPNVQRYAAQVPQEAANNANALENQNLQASPAYPNDFWQQFLNTLDQIQSKTQCLSTLPKIQSDTDQMVELLTDGHGFGPHPSAAGSSKRQRLGEAEERGGDGETEKLQKKEEGNIKEAEKNERGDSMKK, encoded by the exons ATGGTAGGTCTTCCTTTTCCTGGCGGTACTCCGAGAGAGGAACTCCATAAACAC ATTCGGATTGGTCTCATGGTCAAGGAGTGCATTAATAACTACATGAGCAAGGATGAAACACAGAGATATCTACAGAGTCGGTATCAATTCGCACGTCAAGATATCAACGAAG CTTGGGGTCTTCTTGAACGTAAAAATCCAGACTCCTTAAGATTACACAATGAAAGGATCCGTGAGCGCAACCTAAGGACCTGTGAGCGTGTTGCATCAA GTTCGCCACGAGAGGGAACTTCAGCTACACAGGGAGAGCAAGAGCAGCAACGTCTatctccaccacctcctccttcTGCTCGCCGCC CATTGTGGAATTCTCCAAATGTCCAGAGATACGCTGCTCAAGTGCCGCAAGAAGCAGCTAATAATGCTAATGCTCTAGAGAACCAAAACCTTCAAGCCTCTCCAGCTTACCCCA ACGACTTTTGGCAGCAGTTTTTGAATACTTTGGACCAGATTCAGAGTAAAACACAGTGTTTGAGTACTTTGCCTAAGATTCAGAGTGATACAGATCAGATGGTCGAGCTACTGACTGATGGACATGGATTTGGACCACATCCTTCTGCTGCCGGATCCTCCAAGAGACAGCGACTTGGGGAAGCAGAAGAGAGAGGTGGTGATGGAGAAACAGAGAAGCTGCAGAAGAAAGAGGAAGGTAACATTAAAGAAGCAGAGAAGAATGAGAGAGGTGACTCAATGAAGAAGTAG